In Cotesia glomerata isolate CgM1 linkage group LG1, MPM_Cglom_v2.3, whole genome shotgun sequence, one genomic interval encodes:
- the LOC123259494 gene encoding dolichyl-diphosphooligosaccharide--protein glycosyltransferase 48 kDa subunit, with translation MMYLGQSLLCFLCIFTIANAGGHTLVLLDNLGIKETHSIFFKWLQDRDYTLTYKLADDPNLILSKYGNYSYEHLIIFSPSVEEFGGALTIETITEFIDNGGNVLVTGSSHSGEALRELASECGFELDQEDASVIDHLNYDVTDDGYHTKIVADPENLINAPVIVGNKQVAPLLYEGTGLIADRENPLVLRLLTASSLAYSYNPKLPIKDYPHAVGKNTLLIAALQARNNARVVFTGSLYFFSDEAFTSSVEKAQDGKRYEKSGNEEVAKAITQWVFKENGVIRVSSVNHNRIGEHSPPVAYTIMDDVIYTITVEKLMGDKWVPYEANDLQLEFVRIDPFVRMTMTPSGYGRYEARFKIPDVYGVYQFKVDYNRIGLTHLYSTTQVSVRPLEHTQYERFIPSAYPYYASAFSMMFGVFIFSFVFLHYKDNSKTKAE, from the exons ATGATGTATCTTGGCCAAAGTTTATTGTGTTTTCTCTGCATTTTCACAATTGCAAATGCCGGTGGACATACACTCGTTCTTCTAGACAATCTTGGAATCAAAGAAAcacattcaatatttttcaaatggcTCCAAG atCGTGATTACACACTGACATACAAGCTAGCAGATGATCCCAATCTGATTCTCTCAAAGTATGGAAATTACTCATACgagcatttaattattttttcaccgTCAGTCGAAGAATTTGGTGGAGCATTGACTATTGAAACAATAACTGAATTTATTGACAACGGCGGTAATGTTTTGGTGACTGGTTCGTCTCATTCAGGTGAAGCTCTGAGAGAATTAGCGAGCGAGTGTGGCTTTGAATTGGACCAAGAAGATGCTAGTGTTATTGATCATCTAAACTACGACGTAACTGATGATGGATATCACACTAAAATCGTCGCTGATCCAGAGAACCTTATCAATGCACCGGTCATCGTTGGAAACAAACAAGTTGCTCCGTTACTTTATGAAGGAACTGGGTTGATTGCTGATAGGGAGAATCCTCTGGTTCTTCGATTACTTACAGCGTCTAGCTTGGCGTACTCATACAATCCTAAACTACCGATCAAAGATTATCCTCATGCTGTTGGAAAAAATACTCTGCTGATTGCTGCTCTTCAGGCGAGAAATAACGCTCGTGTTGTATTTACTGGCTCTCTTTATTTCTTCAGTGATGAAGCTTTCACCAGTTCTGTTGAAAAAGCTCAAg atgGCAAACGATACGAAAAGTCAGGAAATGAAGAAGTTGCTAAAGCAATAACTCAATGGGTCTTCAAAGAAAACGGTGTAATTCGTGTGTCATCTGTTAATCACAACCGAATTGGTGAACACAGTCCGCCAGTTGCTTACACCATAATGGATGACGTTATTTACACAATTActgttgaaaaattgatgggTGACAAATGGGTACCTTACGAGGCCAATGATTTACAACTTGAGTTCGTAAGAATCGATCCGTTTGTCCGCATGACCATGACACCCTCTGGGTACGGCCGGTATGAAGCACGATTCAAGATTCCTGATGTCTACGGTGTCTACCAATTTAAAGTCGATTACAACAGGATCGGCTTGACTCACTTGTACAGCACCACTCAAGTATCAGTTCGTCCTCTCGAACATACTCAGTACGAACGATTCATCCCAAGTGCATACCCATACTACGCAAGTGCGTTCTCGATGATGTTCGGtgttttcatattttcatttGTATTTCTTCACTACAAAGATAATAGCAAAACAAAGGCTGAATAA
- the LOC123262359 gene encoding ATP-dependent RNA helicase HAS1, with protein sequence MSTPEKILKRKMNKKIKCRKEALEKNKLRLKEMNGEKKEKVNLPVSGAEKRPISEETSVKKKKKMKKNNDEANDDAPVEVSSKQKKLIRVTNGNNSDSKDHDDDNLNDNENSSDNEDNQTNDDSNSKNHNNDEGDESNEEDDDDDDDNDQATTNLPGSSVGFEVSMDRSFDSLKDKVCENTLRAIKDMGFENMTEIQAKAIPPLLEGRDLVGAAKTGSGKTLAFLVPAVELIYKLQFMPRRGTGCVIISPTRELAMQTFEVLKELMKYHHHTYGLLMGGTSRQAEAQKLSKGINILVVTPGRLIDHLQNTPDFLYKNLQCLVIDEADRILDIGFEEDLRQIINLLPKRRQTMLFSATQTKKTEALTALALKKEPIYIGVDDDKDQATVDGLEQGYVLCPSERRFLLLFTFLKKNRTKKIMVFFSSCMSVKYHNELLNYIDLPVMCIHGKQKQTKRTATFYQFSNASEGILLCTDVAARGLDIPAVDWIVQYDPPDDPKEYIHRVGRTARGEGSSGRALLILRPEELGFLRYLKKARVTVNEFDFSWNKIANIQLQLEQIIGKNYHLNSSAKEAFKSYLRAYDSHHLKQIFDIETLDVGQVAKSFGFTTPPKVDLKVGVSKASRPRNRLGGGGYGYLNNMNNSKGGREVQKTKIYRQVGNKNKNSQKFSK encoded by the exons aTGTCTActccagaaaaaattttaaaacgaaaaatgaataaaaaaattaaatgtagaAAAGAAgcattggaaaaaaataagttgagACTTAAAG AAATGAATGgtgaaaagaaagaaaaagtaAATCTACCAGTCAGTGGTGCTGAAAAAAGGCCAATATCTGAAGAAACTTCTGTTAAAA aaaaaaagaagatgaagaaaaataatgatgAAGCCAACGATGATGCGCCAGTTGAAGTTTCAAGTAAACAGAAAAAACTAATTAGAGTTACAAATGGTAACAATTCTGATTCAAAAGATCACGATGATGACAATCTTAATGACAATGAAAATAGTAGTGATAATGAAGACAATCAGACAAATGATGATTcgaattcaaaaaatcataataatgatGAAGGAGATGAAAGTAATGAAGAagacgatgatgatgatgatgataatgatcaGGCAACCACAAACT TACCTGGTTCTTCAGTTGGTTTCGAAGTATCAATGGACAGATCGTTTGATTCCCTAAAAGATAAAGTTTGTGAAAATACTCTTAGAGCTATAAAAGATATGGGCTTTGAAAATATGACCGAAATCCAAGCCAAAGCAATCCCTCCATTGCTTGAAGGTCGCGATCTTGTCGGTGCTGCTAAAACTGGCTCTGGAAAAACTCTGGCATTTCTTGTTCCCGCTGTTGaacttatatataaattacaattcaTGCCACGAAGAG gcACTGGATGCGTTATTATTTCACCGACACGTGAGCTGGCAATGCAAACATTTGAAGTTCTGAAAGAGCTGATGAAGTATCATCACCATACTTATGGTTTACTGATGGGTGGTACTAGTAGGCAAGCCGAAGCGCAAAAACTTTCTAAAGGGATAAATATTTTGGTAGTCACGCCCGGTAGATTAATAGATCATCTTCAAAACACTCCtgattttctttataaaaaccTGCAGTGTCTTGTTATTGATGAAGCTGATCGTATTCTTGATATTGGTTTTGAGGAAGATCTCAgacaaattatcaatttattgcCAA AAAGAAGACAAACAATGTTATTCAGCGCaactcaaacaaaaaaaacagaGGCACTAACAGCCTTGGCATTAAAAAAAGAACCGATATACATTGGTGTGGATGACGACAAAGATCAAGCGACTGTTGATGGTTTAGAGCAAGGTTATGTTTTATGTCCCAGTGAAAGAAGATTTCTTTTGCTATTTACATTCCTGAAAAAAAACCGCACGAAGAAAATAATGGTCTTTTTTAGCTCTTGTATGTCGGTTAAATATcacaatgaattattaaactaTATTGATTTACCCGTAATGTGTATTCACGGAAAACAAAAGCAAACGAAACGTACGGCTACGTTTTACCAATTTAGTAATGCATCGGAAGGAATCCTTTTATGTACTGACGTTGCTGCAAGAGGTCTTGATATTCCTGCAGTTGATTGGATCGTTCAGTACGATCCTCCAGATGACCCTAAG GAATATATCCATCGAGTTGGTCGTACAGCGCGTGGTGAAGGCAGCAGTGGTCGTGCTCTCTTAATTCTTCGTCCCGAAGAACTCGGCTTTCTTCGTTACCTCAAAAAGGCCCGTGTCACCGTAAACGAATTCGATTTCTCGTGGAATAAAATCGCAAATATCCAGCTCCAA TTGGAACAAATAataggaaaaaattatcatctgaATTCTTCAGCGAAAGAAGCATTTAAATCGTACCTTAGAGCTTACGATTCACATCATCTTAAACAGATATTCGACATAGAAACACTGGATGTCGGCCAAGTTGCCAAATCATTTGGATTTACCACACCGCCTAAAGTTGATTTAA AAGTGGGAGTCAGTAAAGCATCAAGACCACGGAACCGACTTGGTGGCGGTGGATATGGATATCTGAATAATATGAACAATTCTAAAGGCGGACGAGAAGTACAAAAGACTAAAATATACCGTCAAGTAGGAAACAAAAATAAGAATTCACAGAAAttctcaaaataa
- the LOC123259511 gene encoding NECAP-like protein CG9132 translates to MESYESVLLVKSEVSVYKIPPRASNRGHRAADWNLQEPSWTGRMRLVSQGDSITIKLEDKMTGELFAKCPIDTYPGAAVEPVTDSSRYFVLKIQDDNGRAAFIGAGFLDRSDSFDLNVALQDHFKWLKNREQIEKEKDQPKPELDLRFKEGETIKINMKITKKDGSEASSKSKRPQVGLGLPPPPGGVKIAPPPPKTPTSSPAHKPAGNPQQGSEWGEFASASQQQQQQQQQQQPPAASPGSASNASWVQF, encoded by the exons atgGAATCTTACGAGAGTGTACTTTTAGTTAAATCTGAAGTCTCTGTGTATAAAATTCCTCCAAGGGCATCCAATCGAGGTCACAG aGCTGCAGATTGGAATCTTCAAGAACCATCATGGACAGGGAGAATGCGTTTAGTATCACAAGGTGACTCGATCACGATAAAACTAGAGGATAAAATGACTGGAGAGTTGTTTGCGAAGTGTCCTATTGATACATATCCTGGCGCAGCTGTTGAGCCAGTGACTGATTCATCACGGTACTTTGTGCTGAAAATTCAAGACGACAATGGACGAGCAGCTTTCATTGGTGCGGGATTTTTAGATAGATCTGACAGCTTTGATCTAAACGTAGCCCTACAAGATCACTTCAAGTGGTTAAAAAATCGCGAACAAATTGAGAAAGAAAAAGATCAGCCTAAGCCGGAGCTGGATCTCAGGTTTAAGGAAGGAGaaacgattaaaataaatatgaaaatcaCT aaaaaagatGGTAGTGAAGCTTCATCAAAGTCAAAACGTCCTCAAGTAGGATTAGGTCTTCCACCACCTCCAGGAGGTGTCAAAATAGCACCACCTCCTCCAAAAACTCCGACTTCCTCGCCAGCTCACAAACCAGCTGGTAATCCGCAACAAGGTTCTGAATGGGGTGAGTTCGCTAGTGCTtcacagcaacaacaacaacaacagcaacagcaacagccTCCAGCTGCATCTCCAGGTTCCGCTTCCAATGCCAGTTGggtacaattttaa
- the LOC123259504 gene encoding uncharacterized protein LOC123259504: MWTDRRIASYAICLLVFQVRLSNSRTSWRLNTDGVVKATQFATPAEDDPIFEILTSTVSSSNGQGWSKSASTDNQEKLQVYCNEYNTFIASNNDRRFVSYTMTDPPNSTNTLTSSTGSTSSQDQQIVCTAGQQCEDIVLDCGKPVNYTYYDNLVGIANRNKHPLVPEPHVALMFKKGSTKVEDVDIDLLERRLKKAKREKPKSVQLYNQIGNFWRIKGNAERSIECFRRALAVSPHNAEVLLNLARVLMVLQYLDDATYLARRSLELQPPDRNAWEQYLTLGQIFKAYGHFQEAAVHLRHALELKPDLMEAAEALKEVESLPTASIHVYTLLIIVCLVLCVLLVVLSTIECDDNITLNSDQLQRPMQRNFNRTLSMRSLRLNVPRNKRC, from the exons ATGTGGACTGACAGGCGTATTGCCAGCTACGCTATTTGCTTGCTGGTATTCCAAGTACGGTTGTCTAATTCACGTACTTCTTGGAGACTCAACACTGATGGAGTTGTGAAGGCAACTCAATTTGCAACACCAGCTGAGGATgatccgatttttgaaatactTACTTCGACCGTAAGTTCGTCTAATGGGCAAGGTTGGAGCAAAAGTGCCTCAACAGacaatcaagaaaaattacaagtttATTGCAATGAATACAATACTTTTATAGCGAGCAATAATGACag ACGTTTCGTTTCCTACACGATGACGGATCCACCAAATTCAACGAACACCCTGACGTCTTCTACTGGATCAACATCATCCCAGGATCAACAGATCGTATGTACAGCTGGTCAACAGTGCGAGGACATAGTACTGGATTGCGGAAAACCAGTCAATTACACGTACTACGATAATCTTGTTGGCATTGCTAATCGTAACAAGCACCCGCTGGTGCCAGAACCACATGTAGCTCTCATGTTTAAAAAAGGCAGCACCAAAGTTGAGGATGTTGATATTGATTTGCTTGAGAGACGGCTAAAAAAAGCTAAACgagag aaACCAAAGTCAGTTCAATTGTACAACCAAATCGGTAATTTTTGGCGTATAAAAGGGAACGCTGAGCGATCAATTGAGTGTTTCAGACGAGCTCTTGCTGTTTCACCGCATAATGCTGAAGTTTTATTGAATTTGGCAAGGGTACTGATGGTCTTACAATACTTAGACGACGCTACTTACTTAGCACGACGATCATTGGAATTACAGCCACCAGATCGTAATGCATGGGAACAGTATCTTACACTTGGGCAAATATTTAag gCATATGGACATTTTCAAGAAGCAGCTGTACATTTAAGACATGCTTTAGAATTAAAGCCCGACCTCATGGAGGCTGCTGAAGCACTCAAAGAAGTTGAATCGCTACCAACTGCTAGTATACACGTGTATACTTTACTTATAATTGTTTGCttg GTCTTGTGCGTTCTCCTCGTAGTACTAAGTACTATAGAGTGCGATGATAATATAACTCTGAATAGTGATCAACTCCAGCGACCTATGCAGCGTAATTTTAATCGAACATTATCAATGCGTAGTCTACGTCTGAACGTACCGCGAAATAAACGTTGttaa